A stretch of the Conexivisphaerales archaeon genome encodes the following:
- a CDS encoding ABC transporter ATP-binding protein, whose amino-acid sequence MTVSVQSISKKFGNVSAIDEVSFEVKDGEFMVLLGPSGSGKTTTLRCVAGLETVDSGKIIIDDSDVTDLPPGKRDVAMVFQNYALYPYMTVFENIAFPLRVKKVPKDEITARVREVAEFLKISHLLDRKPKQLSGGEQQRVALGRAIIRKPKVFLMDEPLSNLDAKLRIYMRAELKKLQRELKAKMVYVTHDQAEAMTMADRIAVFNSGKIQQIDSPIELYSRPENTFVAGFIGAPAMNLIPVSIIQKDSSFVAETSVFRYQLSDRLLSRLRESGLLDKGKAILGVRPEDIVLAQPGIRNTSRVQVFMVEPLGSETIVDISTEDTLLKMKLDKGMNISAGDFINITFREEGVHFFDPSTGKNIT is encoded by the coding sequence TTGACAGTCTCAGTCCAAAGCATATCAAAGAAGTTCGGAAATGTCTCAGCCATAGATGAGGTCAGCTTTGAGGTCAAGGATGGAGAATTTATGGTGCTGCTTGGCCCATCTGGTTCAGGCAAAACAACTACGCTCAGGTGCGTAGCAGGCCTTGAAACAGTTGATTCAGGCAAAATAATCATAGATGACAGCGACGTAACCGACCTGCCACCTGGGAAGAGAGACGTTGCCATGGTCTTCCAGAACTATGCCTTGTATCCATATATGACGGTCTTTGAAAACATAGCCTTCCCTCTCAGGGTTAAGAAGGTGCCGAAGGACGAGATCACAGCTAGGGTCAGAGAGGTGGCAGAATTCCTGAAGATAAGCCACCTCCTTGACAGAAAGCCTAAGCAGCTGAGCGGAGGAGAGCAGCAGAGGGTTGCCCTCGGAAGAGCCATAATTAGGAAACCGAAGGTCTTCCTGATGGATGAGCCTCTGAGCAACCTTGATGCCAAGCTCAGAATCTACATGAGGGCTGAGCTGAAGAAACTGCAGAGAGAGCTGAAGGCGAAGATGGTCTACGTTACCCACGACCAGGCTGAGGCGATGACGATGGCAGACAGGATTGCTGTATTCAACTCCGGGAAGATACAGCAAATAGATTCGCCGATTGAACTGTACTCCAGGCCTGAAAACACCTTCGTGGCTGGTTTCATAGGTGCTCCAGCTATGAACCTGATACCAGTTTCGATAATACAAAAGGATAGTTCTTTTGTTGCTGAAACTTCGGTCTTCAGGTATCAGCTATCTGACAGGCTTTTAAGCAGGCTCAGGGAATCAGGTCTTCTTGATAAGGGAAAGGCTATACTAGGTGTAAGGCCTGAAGACATAGTTCTTGCTCAGCCTGGTATCAGGAATACTTCAAGGGTTCAGGTCTTCATGGTCGAGCCGCTCGGCTCTGAAACGATAGTTGATATAAGCACAGAAGATACGCTGCTCAAGATGAAGCTGGATAAAGGCATGAACATAAGCGCTGGAGACTTCATAAACATAACGTTCAGGGAAGAGGGAGTGCACTTCTTCGACCCCTCTACCGGCAAGAACATAACCTGA